AGGAACTGATCGACTGGGTCAGCTCGACCCAGGTCGGGGCCTTCGGCCAGTGCGGTTCCAGGTTGCCTTCCAGCACCCGGCGCAGGTCGCGGCGGTCGATCTGCGGGGCCAGGCCTTGCACCAGCT
This Salifodinibacter halophilus DNA region includes the following protein-coding sequences:
- a CDS encoding CysB family transcriptional regulator; the encoded protein is LVQGLAPQIDRRDLRRVLEGNLEPHWPKAPTWVELTQSISS